In Paenibacillus guangzhouensis, a single window of DNA contains:
- a CDS encoding response regulator transcription factor, translating into MIRIIIADDQLLTREGLRTILDLEEDFEVIGVAKNGQEACELTEALRPDLVLLDIRMPVMDGITALKQLKRSCPEIPVLILTTFLEDEYIIEGMANGANGYMLKDMDGDKMIASIRDTVNGQFILPAAVAAKLTAKLSQFAQERELLDRSELGRISLTEREKELAQLMMRGMNNREISEALFIAEGTARNYISNLYSKLDVVDRAQAIVQLQRLL; encoded by the coding sequence ATGATTCGAATCATTATCGCAGATGACCAGCTGTTAACGCGAGAGGGTCTGCGGACGATTTTGGATTTGGAAGAGGATTTCGAAGTGATTGGTGTCGCGAAGAATGGACAAGAAGCCTGTGAGCTGACGGAAGCGCTTAGGCCAGATCTGGTGCTGCTCGACATCCGGATGCCTGTCATGGATGGGATCACGGCGCTGAAGCAGCTCAAGCGGTCATGTCCAGAGATACCTGTACTTATTCTGACGACGTTCCTCGAAGATGAATATATCATCGAGGGAATGGCGAATGGCGCGAACGGTTATATGCTCAAGGATATGGACGGGGATAAAATGATTGCGTCAATCCGAGATACCGTGAATGGCCAATTCATTCTTCCGGCTGCCGTCGCAGCCAAACTCACAGCGAAATTATCGCAATTTGCACAGGAGCGGGAGCTTCTAGATCGTTCGGAACTTGGTCGGATTAGTCTGACGGAACGGGAGAAGGAGCTGGCCCAGCTTATGATGAGAGGGATGAATAACCGAGAAATTTCCGAGGCACTATTCATTGCAGAAGGTACGGCTCGCAATTATATCAGTAATCTATATAGCAAACTGGACGTCGTTGATCGTGCGCAAGCGATTGTCCAGCTGCAGCGTCTTCTATAA
- a CDS encoding sensor histidine kinase, protein MRQRPALSEMSVYAERNRIAHDIHDIVGHTLTSTILQIEAGKRLLDIDREEALNRLRQAQDLVRHGLQEIRGSVHMLREDKYYDFVQALHQLIKDTQQNTGAIIHTSIGKLPEVSLVHKKTIYHALQEGLTNGIRHGESSEFYFTLELASGMLKMKLKDCGIGASEIQLGFGLSAMRERVEQLGGSFVVDAALDQGCLLRIELPYANRDTRGDDTHDSNHYRR, encoded by the coding sequence GTGAGACAGCGGCCCGCGCTCTCCGAGATGTCCGTCTACGCAGAACGGAACCGGATTGCGCATGACATTCACGATATTGTAGGTCATACCTTAACCTCGACGATTCTACAGATTGAAGCGGGCAAACGATTGCTAGATATCGATCGAGAGGAAGCCTTGAATCGGCTAAGGCAAGCGCAAGACCTTGTGAGGCACGGGCTCCAAGAAATTCGAGGTTCCGTGCATATGTTGAGGGAAGATAAATATTATGATTTCGTTCAAGCGCTGCATCAACTGATCAAGGATACGCAGCAGAATACGGGGGCGATTATTCATACTTCCATCGGCAAACTGCCAGAAGTATCATTGGTGCATAAGAAAACGATCTATCATGCCTTACAGGAAGGACTCACGAACGGTATTCGGCATGGCGAGAGCAGCGAATTTTATTTCACCCTGGAGCTTGCCAGCGGGATGTTGAAGATGAAGTTGAAGGATTGCGGGATAGGCGCAAGTGAGATCCAGTTAGGATTTGGGTTATCGGCGATGCGCGAGCGTGTTGAACAACTTGGCGGCAGCTTCGTTGTGGACGCGGCGCTGGATCAGGGTTGCCTGCTGCGCATCGAATTGCCGTATGCGAATCGGGATACAAGGGGGGATGATACGCATGATTCGAATCATTATCGCAGATGA
- a CDS encoding AAA family ATPase: MENGTIKDNGGAVMLQFTGYRFLESIGSNEEMMLCRMIKIDDNRIVIAKTTRDMYPGTSMITAFQEEYALLCHFGGKGFIEPIVLVMDGERPVLIIEDHGGYTMTHLMQSLGNNLKLRDRIAIALGAVDCLHQLHQLQIMHRELTPLHFIVNPETYEVVIADVRMSASRSVGNSPLRMETRPDSLLPYTSPELTGRTGLTADYRSDFYSLGIVLYEWFTGTLPFVPKDAADIVYHHLASKPEPMKTRNLSIPYMLSALVDKCIAKMPEERYTSAYGLRSDLEQCYRSYCESGLIDPFVLGNEDLPDRRLTDQGFYGRKPEQARLLQALKRAAAGTTEVVWVSGSAGIGKTSFVKETFREPGLIRGYFGVTTYEPHHSALPYEGWIQMINHLIDQVLLEDDLQTDVWKMRIARTLAGYGQLLTELVPRLELLIGKQPSVASLPAAQAQQRFQLVLIRFIQLFLHQEHPLILFLDNMQWGDEETLQCLRLLMEDPETSHLLVIGTFRDDTAQENTRSPLESLNEQLRSRERQAEHIRLSSLSLSDLQQLLSEAMQVELEETVTLARTLWHKTLGNPSFVRQILRDLEDEGYIYWDDSVRKWQWDLENINEMNIADNVAAYISDKLLHLPAETMFLIGRAAIIGRKFDMNMLAAITHRTLLQCLKALQIAMQEQLLQGIGEDGLIYMFQHDRIQQAAYSLVSIADQASVHLQIGLILAERVQAGQEEVLFEAANHFHLTSKHNMDASYRLLGAQISLQAGLTAKRSTAFETALGYLRDATDLLGEESWESHYAVTLQAYQERAEVEFLCANFDTANDLFHLLIHRAVTDLEKARVYKMKIQIEANRDNYEEVMMLSRTALKLLGLNHHFYPSTTELVTQWFQVKRKLRKHSRHSLERVKSMTDDRLQLAMSILVHTTNALFITNKKGWLSCTLTMIQMTLDKGMSPEASIGFVGYALSTYYLFHQTEEAAKWGLIACEFAKPHPVLYVKVLTVFSLCFDSWRQYAPSLLDTFSKQAGYVGLESGDLWHSNQSVLINCSVMLHYGYPLGDIYERLIAHGRSLQRNNNNLHWKQAAVFAALLVRLTGYRSPDDPYAETDVWHEDFAESVHGDPTCMVQELVYVLQYLPGYIFGHYGEAKEALTKAAALIASRPAFEGDNMVHYLYESIVWTQLYEDASPKEQRAYMSKLRKRMYVYRRYAKRSPENYAHKYLWIQAEVARVKRQNKRAELLYEQAIDQAKRHGLFHDLAMISESYGRYGLRQGKQQLAKMYMTEAYEAYLQWGAHAKVADLEEKYPHFLQVKRESELARIDYISVVRSAQVLSGEMEMSRLLHTLMRIMLHNAGAESGAIIVDDNGRLVVEAHGSIEALHLSSIPLQEASDILPVSLIGYVARTREELVLQDVAHEGLFMRIPYISNQKLRSVLCLPILHQNQLVALLYIENKLTPGVFTADRLDVLKLLGAQCAISIKNAHLYTGIQYLKDNLEQQVEERTRSLERAMRETAARALRDVRLRRTEPDCA; encoded by the coding sequence ATGGAAAATGGAACCATAAAAGATAACGGGGGCGCTGTAATGCTGCAATTCACAGGATATCGATTCTTGGAGTCGATCGGAAGCAATGAAGAGATGATGTTGTGCCGAATGATCAAGATCGATGACAACAGAATTGTAATTGCCAAAACAACGCGGGATATGTACCCAGGTACTTCCATGATCACCGCTTTCCAAGAGGAGTATGCACTGCTCTGTCATTTCGGAGGGAAGGGATTCATAGAGCCCATCGTATTGGTTATGGATGGTGAGCGTCCGGTTCTTATTATAGAGGATCATGGCGGATATACGATGACACACCTAATGCAATCGCTCGGCAACAATCTGAAACTCAGGGACCGGATCGCCATAGCACTAGGAGCAGTAGATTGCTTACACCAGCTTCACCAATTGCAGATCATGCATCGGGAACTGACGCCACTTCATTTTATTGTGAATCCAGAGACGTACGAAGTTGTCATCGCTGATGTCCGAATGAGCGCAAGCCGATCTGTTGGAAACAGTCCCTTGCGTATGGAGACAAGACCTGATTCTCTGCTCCCCTATACTTCGCCAGAGCTGACGGGCAGGACAGGATTGACCGCTGATTATCGATCTGATTTTTATTCACTCGGCATCGTGCTCTATGAGTGGTTTACAGGAACGCTGCCCTTTGTGCCTAAGGATGCAGCGGATATCGTCTATCATCATTTGGCCAGTAAGCCGGAACCGATGAAAACAAGAAATTTGTCCATTCCCTATATGTTATCCGCTCTAGTCGACAAATGTATCGCCAAAATGCCGGAAGAACGATACACCAGTGCTTACGGTTTGCGAAGCGACTTGGAACAATGCTACCGAAGTTATTGCGAGTCTGGTCTGATTGATCCTTTCGTGCTTGGAAATGAGGACTTGCCGGATCGCCGGCTAACGGATCAGGGATTCTATGGGCGAAAGCCTGAACAAGCCCGGCTCTTACAGGCGCTGAAGCGAGCAGCAGCGGGGACAACGGAGGTGGTATGGGTTAGCGGAAGCGCAGGAATTGGCAAGACGTCTTTCGTCAAAGAGACCTTCCGGGAACCTGGATTGATTCGAGGTTATTTTGGCGTTACCACATACGAACCGCACCATTCCGCGCTGCCATATGAAGGGTGGATACAGATGATCAATCATCTGATTGATCAGGTGCTTCTGGAAGATGATCTGCAGACCGATGTATGGAAGATGCGCATTGCCCGTACCTTGGCGGGTTATGGGCAATTATTAACCGAGCTTGTCCCTCGCTTGGAATTGTTGATCGGGAAGCAGCCGTCAGTTGCATCGCTTCCTGCTGCCCAGGCGCAGCAGCGATTTCAATTGGTTCTGATTCGATTTATCCAGTTATTTCTACATCAGGAGCATCCACTGATCTTGTTCCTGGACAACATGCAATGGGGTGATGAAGAGACGCTGCAATGTCTCCGGTTGCTAATGGAAGATCCAGAGACTAGTCATTTGCTTGTTATCGGGACGTTCCGAGATGATACAGCGCAAGAGAACACGAGATCTCCGCTAGAATCACTGAATGAACAACTGCGATCTCGTGAGAGGCAAGCCGAACACATTCGATTATCCTCCCTCAGCTTAAGTGATTTACAGCAGTTGCTCAGCGAGGCAATGCAAGTCGAACTTGAAGAGACAGTGACTTTAGCTAGAACGCTGTGGCATAAGACGTTAGGCAATCCATCTTTTGTCAGGCAAATTTTGCGCGATTTAGAGGATGAAGGCTATATTTATTGGGACGATTCCGTTCGGAAGTGGCAGTGGGATCTAGAGAACATCAACGAAATGAATATTGCGGATAATGTGGCTGCATATATTTCGGACAAACTTCTGCATCTACCTGCCGAGACCATGTTCCTAATCGGAAGAGCCGCGATCATAGGACGTAAATTCGATATGAACATGCTGGCTGCCATTACGCATCGAACCCTTTTACAATGTTTAAAGGCGCTGCAAATCGCTATGCAAGAGCAGCTGCTGCAGGGGATTGGTGAGGATGGGCTTATTTATATGTTCCAACACGACCGGATTCAACAGGCGGCTTACTCGCTTGTGTCTATCGCCGATCAGGCATCTGTTCATCTGCAGATTGGCCTGATATTGGCTGAACGTGTACAAGCAGGACAGGAGGAAGTGTTGTTCGAAGCAGCGAATCACTTTCATTTGACGTCAAAGCACAACATGGATGCATCCTATCGTCTTCTGGGTGCACAGATCAGCTTACAGGCAGGGCTAACGGCTAAGCGGTCGACAGCGTTCGAGACAGCCCTTGGTTATTTGCGGGATGCAACCGATTTACTAGGGGAAGAGAGTTGGGAATCACATTATGCTGTAACGCTTCAAGCATATCAAGAACGGGCAGAAGTAGAGTTCCTATGCGCGAACTTCGATACGGCAAATGATCTGTTCCATCTTCTGATCCACAGAGCAGTAACGGATCTAGAGAAGGCTCGTGTCTATAAGATGAAGATTCAGATCGAAGCCAACCGCGACAACTATGAGGAAGTGATGATGTTAAGTCGTACCGCGCTGAAATTGCTAGGATTGAATCATCACTTCTACCCGAGTACAACGGAATTAGTAACGCAATGGTTCCAAGTGAAGCGTAAATTACGCAAGCATTCACGACATTCTCTAGAGCGAGTAAAGAGTATGACGGATGATAGGCTTCAGTTGGCGATGTCAATCCTCGTACATACCACGAATGCACTGTTCATCACCAATAAGAAGGGCTGGCTTTCATGTACCCTTACCATGATTCAAATGACGCTGGATAAGGGGATGTCTCCAGAAGCATCGATTGGATTTGTTGGATATGCATTATCCACTTATTACTTGTTCCATCAGACAGAAGAGGCTGCGAAGTGGGGGTTGATCGCTTGCGAATTCGCGAAGCCGCATCCTGTCTTGTATGTAAAGGTATTAACCGTATTTTCGCTGTGCTTCGATAGTTGGCGTCAATATGCTCCGTCACTGCTCGATACGTTCTCGAAGCAAGCAGGTTATGTCGGGCTTGAATCCGGAGATTTATGGCACAGCAATCAGAGTGTATTGATTAATTGCAGCGTCATGCTGCATTACGGATATCCGCTCGGCGACATTTATGAGCGATTAATCGCGCATGGGCGTAGTCTTCAGCGCAATAACAACAATTTACATTGGAAGCAGGCAGCGGTCTTCGCTGCGCTCCTTGTACGATTAACGGGTTATCGCTCACCGGATGACCCTTACGCAGAGACGGACGTTTGGCATGAGGACTTCGCTGAATCCGTCCATGGAGATCCAACGTGTATGGTGCAGGAGCTGGTCTACGTCCTGCAATATTTGCCAGGGTATATCTTCGGCCATTACGGGGAAGCGAAGGAAGCGCTGACGAAGGCGGCTGCGCTTATTGCATCACGGCCCGCATTTGAAGGCGATAACATGGTTCATTATTTATATGAATCGATCGTATGGACGCAGCTATATGAGGATGCAAGTCCGAAGGAACAACGTGCATATATGTCGAAGCTTCGCAAACGAATGTACGTTTATCGGCGATACGCAAAGCGAAGCCCAGAGAACTATGCGCACAAATATCTATGGATTCAAGCGGAAGTTGCGAGAGTGAAACGGCAGAACAAACGAGCTGAGCTGCTGTACGAGCAGGCGATCGATCAAGCCAAACGGCATGGGTTATTTCATGATCTTGCCATGATATCAGAAAGTTATGGTCGATATGGACTTCGACAAGGGAAACAGCAGTTAGCCAAAATGTATATGACCGAAGCATACGAAGCGTATTTGCAATGGGGTGCGCATGCGAAAGTAGCCGATTTAGAAGAGAAGTACCCTCACTTCTTGCAAGTGAAGCGTGAATCAGAGCTCGCACGCATTGACTATATTTCCGTCGTTAGGTCAGCTCAGGTATTATCTGGGGAGATGGAAATGAGCCGCCTGCTTCATACGTTGATGAGAATTATGCTCCATAATGCAGGTGCGGAATCAGGTGCGATCATCGTCGATGATAATGGTCGCTTGGTTGTAGAAGCTCACGGGTCAATTGAAGCCTTGCATTTGTCGTCGATTCCGCTGCAGGAAGCATCGGATATTCTCCCTGTGTCGTTAATCGGATATGTGGCGAGAACGAGGGAGGAGTTAGTCTTACAAGATGTTGCTCATGAAGGGCTGTTCATGCGGATTCCATACATTAGCAACCAGAAGCTAAGATCCGTGCTTTGTCTGCCCATACTGCATCAGAATCAACTGGTCGCTCTTCTCTACATCGAAAATAAGCTCACACCCGGCGTCTTTACAGCGGATCGACTCGACGTGTTGAAGCTTCTCGGAGCGCAGTGCGCCATTTCAATTAAAAACGCGCATCTCTATACAGGCATTCAATATTTGAAGGATAATCTGGAGCAGCAGGTGGAGGAACGAACCCGGAGTCTTGAGCGCGCGATGCGTGAGACAGCGGCCCGCGCTCTCCGAGATGTCCGTCTACGCAGAACGGAACCGGATTGCGCATGA
- a CDS encoding winged helix-turn-helix domain-containing protein, translating to MAALTLTKQQARKFLMYYHGLSRDAAYIGKEGILSFIRQVGCIQFDPLNVVGMNHELVLQSRIQHFDRNELRELLYEDRKLIDYWDKCMSIFPVEDWPLFAKHRARYQGWCDQNEAAVGRVHAEVKLRGVLCSSDVDEEEIVDWAWGPAKLSRAALEGMYHAGHLVIQHKVKTRKYYDLAERWIPPELYGIPDPFEDMGDFYAWYVLRRIGSIGLLWNRPSDAWIGISGLKSAERNRAFAQLLERNLIREVQVEGISHPLYIRTLDLDRLDQAMAFEPQEKRACILAPLDNLLWDRVLIHQLFDFEYRWEVYKPVAERKYGYYVLPVVYGDEIVARFEPVKQRGKSPLTVHKLWWEEHARVDSSMKKSLRECFARFAAFHGTTFDRKSLKL from the coding sequence ATGGCTGCGCTCACACTTACGAAGCAACAAGCTAGGAAGTTCTTAATGTACTATCACGGATTAAGCCGCGATGCCGCTTATATCGGCAAAGAAGGCATCCTCTCCTTCATCCGTCAAGTGGGCTGCATTCAATTCGATCCGCTGAATGTTGTCGGGATGAATCATGAGCTTGTCCTTCAATCACGCATTCAGCATTTCGACCGCAACGAATTAAGAGAATTGCTCTATGAAGATCGCAAGCTAATCGATTACTGGGATAAATGCATGTCTATCTTCCCTGTGGAAGACTGGCCATTGTTCGCCAAGCATCGCGCCCGCTATCAAGGTTGGTGTGATCAGAACGAGGCAGCAGTAGGCCGCGTACATGCCGAGGTTAAGCTTCGGGGTGTATTATGCTCCAGTGATGTAGATGAAGAAGAGATTGTGGATTGGGCATGGGGGCCTGCAAAATTATCGCGGGCGGCGCTTGAAGGCATGTATCATGCGGGTCATTTGGTCATTCAGCATAAAGTGAAGACACGCAAATATTACGATCTGGCTGAACGCTGGATTCCACCCGAACTTTACGGGATCCCAGACCCTTTTGAGGATATGGGAGATTTCTACGCATGGTACGTCCTGCGTCGGATTGGCAGCATTGGGTTGCTGTGGAATCGGCCGAGCGATGCCTGGATTGGCATTAGCGGGCTGAAGAGCGCCGAGCGCAATAGAGCATTCGCTCAATTGCTGGAGAGAAATCTCATTCGTGAAGTGCAAGTCGAGGGCATCTCGCATCCCCTCTATATCCGCACCCTCGATTTGGACCGTTTAGATCAAGCCATGGCCTTTGAACCGCAAGAGAAACGTGCCTGCATTCTCGCCCCGCTGGATAACTTATTATGGGATCGGGTGTTGATTCATCAATTATTTGATTTTGAATATCGCTGGGAAGTGTACAAACCAGTGGCGGAGCGCAAATATGGTTACTACGTCCTTCCTGTCGTATACGGCGATGAGATCGTGGCCAGATTCGAACCGGTGAAGCAACGGGGCAAGTCACCGCTTACTGTTCATAAGTTGTGGTGGGAAGAGCATGCGCGAGTGGATTCATCCATGAAGAAGAGTTTACGTGAATGCTTCGCGCGGTTCGCCGCGTTCCATGGAACGACATTCGATCGGAAGAGCTTGAAGCTGTAG
- a CDS encoding RNA polymerase sigma factor, with protein sequence MNLDATMTAIANGNVEALQLIYEEYRHIVYSVALSILRHTASAEDVLQDTFIRVYEKASSYQPGTNLKAWVITIARNLAFDTIRKSNRISEEDPCIQSPTMDTAIVQRLELTEALFRLRELERQIIVMHVVAGLKHAEISKILGIPAGTVRWKYRQSLSRLAEMIGGEYDGSAAYHFQTPR encoded by the coding sequence ATGAATCTTGATGCGACCATGACCGCGATCGCCAATGGGAATGTTGAAGCACTTCAACTTATCTACGAAGAATATCGGCATATCGTTTATTCCGTAGCCCTATCCATTCTCCGGCACACAGCATCTGCTGAAGATGTGCTGCAAGACACCTTTATTCGAGTCTACGAGAAGGCCTCGAGTTATCAGCCAGGGACGAACCTCAAGGCATGGGTGATTACCATCGCGAGGAACCTTGCATTTGACACCATACGCAAATCGAATCGAATAAGCGAGGAAGATCCGTGCATTCAGAGTCCGACAATGGATACCGCCATTGTGCAGAGATTAGAACTTACTGAAGCGCTCTTCCGCCTTCGTGAACTGGAACGACAGATCATCGTCATGCACGTCGTAGCTGGACTCAAACATGCGGAGATCAGCAAAATCCTCGGGATACCCGCAGGGACTGTGCGATGGAAGTACCGTCAGAGTCTTTCACGACTTGCAGAAATGATTGGAGGTGAATACGATGGATCCGCAGCATATCATTTTCAAACTCCAAGATGA
- a CDS encoding tetratricopeptide repeat protein, producing the protein MPQDNFHLQWERDRKFQLAENIQNHYDETLWLEAVMLYQEALSQQPDNPEYLHAYGYLLELKANRLLREANACYRKGLESPSIQQNYAWMQGKLNAQLIRTHAQLLQHQESIAYYKKQLAATPHNPDHYSNLIQCYLQADQTQEAHQVMSAGLKLFASHPMITYYAGEIYARLGSSEKALAAWERSCVLDPQFIDGRYSRAFLFEREHRLEEAAEEWRHIIAFLDQYNFHQDEPQRELQRIEALLNL; encoded by the coding sequence ATGCCACAGGACAATTTTCATTTACAATGGGAACGAGACCGTAAGTTCCAACTCGCCGAAAATATACAGAACCACTATGACGAGACCCTCTGGCTGGAAGCCGTTATGTTATACCAAGAGGCTCTATCGCAGCAACCGGACAACCCTGAATATCTGCATGCCTACGGCTACCTCCTTGAGCTCAAAGCGAATCGATTATTGCGTGAAGCCAATGCATGTTATCGAAAAGGCCTAGAAAGTCCATCGATCCAGCAGAATTACGCTTGGATGCAAGGCAAATTGAACGCTCAGCTCATTCGCACCCATGCACAGCTTCTACAGCATCAAGAATCGATTGCCTATTATAAAAAGCAACTTGCCGCTACACCGCATAATCCTGATCATTATAGCAACCTGATCCAATGCTATCTTCAAGCAGATCAGACGCAGGAAGCCCATCAAGTGATGAGCGCCGGGTTGAAATTATTCGCAAGTCATCCGATGATTACGTATTATGCAGGTGAAATCTACGCTCGATTAGGATCGTCTGAGAAGGCATTAGCGGCTTGGGAACGTTCTTGCGTGCTGGACCCGCAATTCATCGATGGAAGATACAGCCGTGCATTCTTATTCGAAAGGGAACATCGCCTTGAGGAAGCGGCTGAAGAATGGCGGCATATTATCGCATTTCTTGACCAGTACAACTTCCATCAAGACGAGCCGCAGCGTGAGCTACAGCGCATCGAAGCCCTGCTGAACCTATAA
- a CDS encoding ATP synthase beta subunit C-terminal domain-containing protein: MDEELQLNVPLLRRRVPNLTTAARTAGLRAATVSNLCTGKIPIGRAEVRTLVALAALAGCSLDELIIRGSGLRMIETGIKALDLFAPVVRGGTVGLVAHPNMGQLVLLAELMLRLRRRGFATVFWNPGTDAPGMNHILAQTEFQHSTREEIYQQVASLRNEKDVVLGVDRTMVLSGELFALRESLKEVGARPITTVLVDMHCEVAEDHASYGPLDTLWRFDTDLISRQIYPAIDPIVSTSTVLEGAHLDAVHHTTQQRARKVLRRYRELRSLVAAQGVDKISEPDTQLYKRGERLESYLAQPFFVAEPYTQKSGEWLSLYDTLEDVRRILDGEMDTVEPSALFFRGRLEVTT, from the coding sequence ATGGATGAAGAGTTACAGCTGAACGTACCGCTATTGCGAAGACGTGTACCGAATTTGACCACTGCGGCGCGGACGGCTGGATTGAGAGCTGCGACCGTCTCTAATTTATGTACAGGCAAGATTCCCATTGGTCGGGCTGAGGTAAGAACATTAGTGGCCCTTGCTGCGTTGGCAGGGTGCAGTCTAGATGAACTCATTATTCGAGGGAGTGGATTACGGATGATCGAGACGGGAATCAAAGCATTGGATTTGTTCGCACCCGTTGTTCGCGGGGGAACGGTTGGACTCGTGGCACACCCCAATATGGGGCAACTTGTATTGCTGGCTGAATTGATGCTTCGATTGCGTAGACGAGGCTTCGCAACGGTATTCTGGAATCCGGGTACCGATGCACCAGGGATGAATCACATTCTTGCGCAGACTGAATTCCAACACAGTACTCGTGAAGAAATCTATCAACAAGTCGCAAGTCTTCGCAATGAGAAGGATGTCGTGCTCGGGGTAGATCGAACCATGGTCCTTTCTGGTGAGTTATTCGCGCTGCGCGAGAGCCTGAAGGAGGTAGGCGCTAGACCGATCACGACGGTGCTCGTTGATATGCATTGTGAAGTCGCAGAAGATCATGCTTCTTATGGGCCATTGGATACGTTGTGGCGATTCGATACGGATTTGATCTCACGTCAAATTTATCCAGCGATTGACCCGATTGTCTCCACTTCTACCGTGTTAGAAGGAGCGCATCTGGATGCGGTTCATCACACGACACAGCAGCGGGCGCGGAAAGTGCTGCGACGTTATCGCGAACTAAGATCTCTCGTTGCCGCGCAGGGCGTAGATAAAATATCAGAGCCGGATACACAGCTGTATAAGCGCGGCGAGCGGCTGGAGTCTTACCTCGCGCAGCCATTTTTTGTCGCCGAGCCTTATACGCAGAAATCGGGTGAGTGGTTATCGCTGTACGATACGTTAGAAGATGTACGTCGCATACTAGATGGTGAGATGGATACGGTCGAACCATCGGCATTGTTTTTCAGAGGACGGCTAGAGGTTACAACCTAA
- a CDS encoding stalk domain-containing protein — MKKKFVLTLTCASLLVGISTGVYAATNLKKIEAYINTTMKVRVNGKAVQLNDDKGLALQPITYNGNTYVPVKGLGNAMNVPVIIDSKTNEVIVGEKVNGTPLNAEKFDSIHSTKDPAQTTFQGKNYKEAWYNHTDSDPQAPSLFMTPNKKYQKLYLKMAAIDQEITDVKITDLDNNVLLKDVGTISVSDGMKDIEVDIGGVKTVVVEFQLKQGGGYLVPLIASYYK, encoded by the coding sequence GTGAAAAAGAAGTTTGTTCTAACCTTAACCTGCGCCTCACTGCTCGTTGGTATTAGCACTGGCGTGTATGCTGCGACGAACCTCAAGAAGATCGAAGCCTACATCAATACGACGATGAAGGTTCGCGTGAATGGGAAAGCTGTCCAATTGAATGACGACAAAGGCCTAGCCTTGCAGCCTATTACGTATAACGGCAATACCTATGTGCCGGTCAAAGGACTAGGCAATGCGATGAACGTTCCTGTCATCATCGATTCCAAGACGAATGAAGTCATCGTCGGTGAGAAGGTGAACGGCACGCCGCTGAATGCCGAGAAATTCGATAGTATCCATTCCACGAAGGATCCTGCACAGACGACATTCCAAGGGAAAAATTATAAGGAAGCTTGGTATAACCATACTGATTCCGATCCGCAAGCCCCTTCGCTATTCATGACGCCGAACAAGAAATACCAGAAGCTGTACTTAAAAATGGCAGCAATTGACCAAGAAATTACAGATGTCAAAATTACCGACCTCGATAACAACGTGTTGCTAAAAGATGTCGGCACGATCTCTGTCAGCGATGGCATGAAGGATATCGAAGTGGATATCGGCGGCGTGAAGACCGTTGTGGTGGAATTTCAACTCAAGCAAGGCGGGGGCTACCTGGTTCCACTCATCGCTTCCTATTACAAATAA